The sequence AGCAAGTTGTTTGACGATCGCTTTGTCAAAGCCTATGCCGAAAAAGCGCCAAAATCTTAGCCATTTAGCGTAAATCTAGGAGTAAGTTCCATTGCAATCCTGAGATACTCTGTTTATGAGTCAACCCGACAAACCACACTCGATTCAATCACTGATCAAGCCAAGAACTATGGGTTCTACAGTTTTTTGGCGACTAGCAGAAGACATTCCTCGTCCGTTGAATCTCACTTTACTGATTACCTCTCTCACCTTACCTTTGCTGATTTGGTGGTTAATCACCACTTTCGGCAAGATCGATCCTAAATTTCTACCGTCCCCAGGTAACGTTTTAGAAGCTGGTGGGCGCTTGTGGACTAGTGGGGATTTGCTCAAAGATACGGTAGCTAGTCTGTGGCGGGTAGGAGTAGGGTTTTCTTTAGCGGCACTACTTTCAATTCCCGTAGGGGTGATGATGGGGAGTTTTCCCAGTATTCGGGCACTACTAGAACCTTTATTTGGTTTAATTCGCTATATGCCCGCCCCAGCTTTTATTCCCTTGCTAATTCTCTATCTAGGGATTGGTGAAGAACCCAAAGTTACCCTGATTTTTATCGGCGTATTTTTCTTCAACTCCTTGATGGTGATGGATACCGTTAAATTCGTCCCCAAAGACCTCATTGAAGCTACCTATATGCTGGGCGGAAATCGGCGGGAAGTCTTAACTCAAGTAATTTTGCCCCATGTCCTACCTGGAATTATTGATGCTTGTCGCATTAACTTGGCGGCTGCATGGCAATTAGTAATTGTTTCCGAGTTGATTGCTGCTACCGAAGGATTGGGCAGAAGAATTAGTGTAGCGGGGCGATTTCTGAGAACTGATGAGATTTTTGTCGGGTTGATTGTGATTGGGACGATCGGTTTGACATTCGATTTAATGTTCCAATATCTCTTGCAAGTTACCTGTAACTGGTCTAGTCAAAAACGTTGAATTTTAGGCATTGCTGATTTGAAGTATGAATTGTTGATTGTTGATTGTTGATTGGGTTTTCTTTCGCCCTGCTCTCTCACTATTCTGACTTCTGACTTCATGCACTAGTTCATACCTTGATTCAGCAACGTTGAATTTTACTATTTTATTTAGGACTTTTAATCTATGTTTCTCCAAATTGACAACCTGTGCAAAAACTTTAATACCAAGAATGGTACTTTAACCGTCCTCAAAAATATCAATATGGCGATCGCCCAAGGTGAATTTATTTGTGCTGTGGGTGCATCTGGTTCGGGTAAATCTACATTGTTGCGACAAATCGCTGGACTCGATACCCCGACAATAGGAGAAGTCAGAATCGAGGGTCAACGAGTTATAGCACCTGGTCCCGATCGCGGAATGGTATTTCAGCACTATACCCTTTACCCTTGGATGAGTGTCCAGGATAATGCCGAATTTGGACTCAAACTCCAGGGAATTCCCAAAAAAGTGCGGAGAGAGCAAGCTAGCTACTACCTCAGTGTAGTGGGATTATCAGCATTTGCTAAGGCTTTACCCAAAGAACTGTCGGGAGGGATGAAGCAGCGAGTAGCTATAGCTCGTGCCTTAGCTTCAGAACCCAAAATTCTCCTCATGGATGAACCTTTTGGCGCTTTAGATGTGCATACCAAGGAATCAATGCACGAATTCATGCTGGATTTGTGGCAACGTACCAACATCACTATTTTTATGATTACCCACGATGTAGAGGAAGCAGTATTCCTTTCCAATCGCATTTATGCCCTCGGTTCTCGTCCTGGTACAGTCAGAAAGGAAATCCAGATTAAACTACCTCATCGCAATGCTACCGTGAAACGCCATTCCATCTTCCACGACTACCGAGATGAATTGATGGATCTGCTGCGTCAACACGGTCAAGAAGCGATGCTAGCAGCAGCCTAAGCATTGAGTGTCCACTCTAGTCAAAATCGTCCTAACACTACTCAGATAGACCAGATAATCCAGACATTCAAAAAGCGATAAGTAAAGCACCCTCTGCTAACTGCTGTAAGATATAATCTATCTGCGGTGCAAGTGGATGCAAGACAAGGAAGTGAGCTATGGCGCAGTGGCAGCAAGTTCCAGGTGGAGTAACGGCTCCCAAAGGTTATCGAGCGGCTGGAATTATTGCTGGACTAAAGCCTTCAGGATTGCCGGATTTGGCTTTGATAGTTTCTGATGCTGAGGCGATCGCAGGTGGAGTATTTACCACCAGTCAGGTTAAAGCTGCTTGTGTCGATTATTGTCGCCAGCGCCTTCAAGCCAAACACAGCATTCGTGCCATCTTGTGCAATTCGGGACAAGCTAATGCCGCTACTGGAAATCAAGGCTGGCTGGATGCCTTAGAAAGTGCCATGCTGCTGGGACAAGTTTTGAACATTTCTTCCGATTCAGTCTTGTTAGCTTCTACTGGAGTCAT is a genomic window of Merismopedia glauca CCAP 1448/3 containing:
- a CDS encoding ABC transporter ATP-binding protein, which codes for MFLQIDNLCKNFNTKNGTLTVLKNINMAIAQGEFICAVGASGSGKSTLLRQIAGLDTPTIGEVRIEGQRVIAPGPDRGMVFQHYTLYPWMSVQDNAEFGLKLQGIPKKVRREQASYYLSVVGLSAFAKALPKELSGGMKQRVAIARALASEPKILLMDEPFGALDVHTKESMHEFMLDLWQRTNITIFMITHDVEEAVFLSNRIYALGSRPGTVRKEIQIKLPHRNATVKRHSIFHDYRDELMDLLRQHGQEAMLAAA
- a CDS encoding ABC transporter permease; this translates as MSQPDKPHSIQSLIKPRTMGSTVFWRLAEDIPRPLNLTLLITSLTLPLLIWWLITTFGKIDPKFLPSPGNVLEAGGRLWTSGDLLKDTVASLWRVGVGFSLAALLSIPVGVMMGSFPSIRALLEPLFGLIRYMPAPAFIPLLILYLGIGEEPKVTLIFIGVFFFNSLMVMDTVKFVPKDLIEATYMLGGNRREVLTQVILPHVLPGIIDACRINLAAAWQLVIVSELIAATEGLGRRISVAGRFLRTDEIFVGLIVIGTIGLTFDLMFQYLLQVTCNWSSQKR